A part of Polynucleobacter sp. MG-Unter2-18 genomic DNA contains:
- a CDS encoding XdhC family protein, producing the protein MNSTDLSVLKAAVDWLKSGHPVAIATVVQTWGSAPRPVGSWLAIRGDGQVTGSVSGGCVEDDLIRRVQTEILTRDLPEMVVYGVSQQEAARFGLPCGGTLRLLVEPKPELAILEAILESISNHQITSRTVDLSIGKSTLEAGNRNQAFICDEHFMKTTYGPRWRMVIIGAGQLSLYTADFALASDFEVIVIDPREEYAEGINREQIQFIKGMPDDVLLEIGVDSHTAVVALTHDPKLDDMALMEALKSPAFYVGALGSRINTQKRKARLLEFDVTQEQVERLHGPVGLFIGALTPPEIAVSILAEVIAVKYGVPIPQKV; encoded by the coding sequence ATGAATAGTACTGATTTAAGCGTATTAAAAGCAGCGGTGGATTGGCTCAAATCGGGCCATCCGGTTGCCATAGCTACAGTTGTCCAGACTTGGGGTTCCGCTCCAAGACCTGTTGGATCTTGGCTGGCCATTCGAGGTGATGGACAAGTTACTGGATCAGTTTCTGGTGGATGTGTCGAGGATGATCTGATTCGCCGAGTACAAACCGAAATCCTGACTCGAGATTTACCAGAAATGGTGGTCTATGGCGTTAGTCAACAAGAGGCTGCGCGATTTGGCCTGCCCTGTGGTGGCACGCTACGATTGCTCGTCGAGCCCAAACCAGAGCTGGCTATTTTGGAAGCCATTCTAGAGTCCATCAGCAATCATCAAATCACTTCGCGCACAGTTGATCTTTCGATTGGCAAATCGACACTCGAAGCTGGTAATCGTAATCAGGCATTTATTTGCGATGAGCACTTCATGAAAACCACCTATGGTCCTCGCTGGCGCATGGTGATCATTGGCGCAGGACAACTATCGCTGTACACCGCTGACTTTGCTCTTGCATCGGACTTTGAAGTGATCGTCATTGACCCACGCGAAGAGTATGCAGAAGGGATTAATCGTGAACAGATTCAGTTTATCAAGGGTATGCCAGATGATGTGTTGCTAGAAATTGGGGTTGACTCCCATACGGCGGTTGTTGCCTTAACGCATGATCCCAAACTGGATGACATGGCCTTGATGGAGGCATTGAAGTCTCCCGCTTTTTATGTGGGAGCACTGGGTAGCAGAATCAATACTCAGAAACGGAAAGCCCGTTTACTGGAATTTGATGTGACGCAGGAACAAGTTGAACGTCTTCACGGACCCGTTGGTTTATTTATTGGCGCATTGACTCCGCCCGAGATCGCCGTATCCATCTTGGCTGAAGTGATTGCCGTCAAGTACGGCGTACCAATACCTCAGAAGGTTTAA
- a CDS encoding VWA domain-containing protein: protein MLIQFFLNLKEAKVPVSVREFLTLLEALKEGVIEPSIDEFYQLARMTLVKDEQHFDRFDQVFGSYFNGVEQIMALAPDIPLDWLEKKLQRVLTEEEKAALQKLGGPEALQKRLQELLKEQKEWHGGGNKWIGAGGSSPFGHSGYHPEGIRIGGESAGNRTAIKVWEAREFKDYDSDLSLGTRNIKMALRRLRRFAREGSNLELDLDKTIHSTAANAGVLDIQMRPERHNQVKVLLLMDVGGSMDDHIARISELFTAVKTEFKHLEYYYFHNCVYEYLWQSNRRRRDQVNATQDIINKYGPDYKLIFIGDATMSPYEILSPNGSVEYNNRETGAAWINRLIDHFPHFAWLNPEPESVWQYRQSIDIMKGLMKDRMYPVTLNGLESAMRQLSK from the coding sequence ATGTTGATTCAATTCTTTCTGAATCTCAAAGAGGCCAAGGTGCCTGTTTCTGTTCGAGAATTTTTAACACTGCTTGAGGCCCTAAAGGAAGGTGTCATTGAACCCTCAATTGATGAGTTTTATCAACTGGCCCGGATGACCTTAGTCAAAGATGAGCAGCACTTTGATCGATTCGATCAAGTGTTTGGCTCCTACTTCAATGGTGTAGAACAGATCATGGCGCTAGCTCCCGATATTCCCTTGGACTGGCTTGAGAAAAAATTGCAACGCGTATTAACCGAAGAAGAAAAGGCGGCACTCCAAAAACTAGGTGGCCCAGAAGCATTACAAAAGCGACTTCAAGAGCTTTTGAAAGAACAAAAAGAATGGCATGGTGGTGGTAATAAATGGATCGGTGCGGGAGGCTCATCACCCTTTGGACATAGCGGCTACCATCCTGAGGGCATTCGTATTGGTGGCGAGAGTGCGGGTAATCGAACGGCTATTAAAGTCTGGGAAGCCAGGGAGTTTAAAGACTATGACAGTGATCTTAGTCTAGGGACGCGCAATATCAAAATGGCCCTACGGCGGTTACGCCGCTTCGCTAGAGAAGGCTCGAATCTGGAGCTAGATCTCGATAAGACCATCCACTCTACCGCTGCAAACGCAGGAGTGCTTGACATCCAAATGCGACCTGAGCGTCACAATCAAGTCAAAGTCTTATTGCTAATGGATGTGGGCGGTTCAATGGATGATCACATTGCGCGCATCTCTGAATTATTTACGGCCGTCAAAACAGAATTCAAGCACTTAGAGTATTACTACTTTCATAACTGCGTATACGAATATCTCTGGCAAAGTAATCGTCGCAGACGCGATCAAGTCAATGCAACCCAAGACATCATTAATAAATATGGCCCCGACTACAAACTCATTTTCATTGGAGACGCCACTATGTCTCCTTATGAGATTCTGAGCCCCAATGGATCGGTTGAGTACAACAATCGAGAAACTGGTGCAGCGTGGATTAATCGCCTCATTGACCACTTCCCTCACTTTGCCTGGCTCAATCCAGAACCAGAATCGGTTTGGCAATATCGTCAATCGATCGACATCATGAAAGGTCTCATGAAAGACCGGATGTATCCTGTGACCTTAAATGGTCTCGAGAGCGCTATGCGTCAACTCTCAAAGTAA
- the parC gene encoding DNA topoisomerase IV subunit A: MNIVEVDKPIAAQVGGPNDPHDPKKIELNEDDKDSLTLAVYAERAYLDYAISVVKGRALPDVSDGQKPVQRRILFSMSEMGLRADAKPVKSARVVGDVLGKFHPHGDQSAYDALVRLAQSFSLRYPLIDGQGNFGSRDGDGAAAMRYTEARLTKIAGLLLSEIDEGTVDFAPNYDGSFQEPKLLPARLPFVLLNGASGIAVGMATEIPSHNLREVASAAIALMKSPKMSTSELLEIIPGPDYPGGGQIISSPAEITQIYEAGRGSLKVRARWSVEELARGQWQIVVNELPPSTSSQRVLQEIEEITNPKVKVGKKTLTPEQSNLKSTILNVLDGVRDESSKDAAVRLVFEPKSKNIDVNEFANLLLAHTSLESNAPMNLVMIGTDGRPRQKGLKEIISEWISFRVGTVTRRTQHRLGKVNDRMHILEGRLIVLLNIDKVIKIIRNSDEPKADLIKEFKLSDRQAEDILDIRLRQLARLEGIKIEQELKELKSERDDLEGLLQSDTVLRKRIIKEIESDMKDFGDDRRTLIQEDKRAVAETKVLDEPVTVIVSQKGWVRVRQGHEHDATQFAFKAGDALYGTFECRTVDVMQGFGSDGRVYTVPVSELPGARGDGSPLTSFVNLAAGSQMVAYYAGQPDDLVLISTRSGNGFLANVADMSTRNKAGKSFVGIDSKFPGGDAPLGAAKVMAGMKQVACLSESSKLLVFPLDELKRLPTGGKGVILMGLDDKEKLASAIAVGPDGATYSGAGRAGKPTELSLDAKTLKSFAGNRARKGHFVEPRLKDGKLKAN; encoded by the coding sequence ATGAATATCGTAGAAGTAGATAAGCCGATTGCAGCTCAGGTGGGCGGACCGAATGATCCGCATGATCCCAAAAAGATTGAGCTCAATGAGGATGACAAAGACAGCCTAACGCTAGCCGTCTACGCTGAACGTGCCTACTTAGATTACGCCATTAGCGTTGTCAAAGGCCGTGCACTACCGGATGTATCCGATGGTCAAAAGCCAGTTCAACGCCGCATTCTGTTTTCGATGAGCGAGATGGGCTTGCGCGCTGATGCTAAGCCTGTAAAGAGTGCGCGTGTGGTTGGTGATGTCCTGGGTAAATTCCATCCACATGGCGATCAATCGGCTTATGACGCATTAGTACGTCTCGCCCAGAGCTTCTCATTACGTTATCCATTAATTGATGGACAAGGTAACTTTGGTTCACGTGATGGTGATGGTGCAGCAGCAATGCGTTATACCGAAGCACGTTTGACTAAGATTGCCGGTTTGTTGCTGAGCGAGATTGATGAAGGTACGGTAGATTTTGCACCGAACTACGATGGATCGTTCCAAGAGCCGAAGTTATTGCCGGCACGCTTACCCTTTGTTTTATTGAACGGTGCATCAGGTATCGCGGTCGGTATGGCTACAGAGATTCCTTCACACAATTTACGGGAAGTAGCCAGCGCAGCCATTGCCTTGATGAAGTCTCCAAAAATGAGCACGTCAGAGTTGCTTGAAATTATTCCTGGTCCAGACTATCCAGGAGGCGGCCAAATTATTTCTTCTCCAGCAGAGATCACGCAGATTTATGAAGCGGGTCGTGGAAGTCTAAAAGTGCGTGCGCGCTGGTCTGTTGAGGAATTGGCTCGTGGCCAGTGGCAAATTGTGGTCAATGAACTGCCACCATCAACTTCATCGCAGCGCGTATTGCAAGAGATTGAAGAGATTACCAATCCTAAAGTGAAGGTTGGTAAGAAGACTTTAACTCCAGAGCAAAGTAATCTCAAATCCACCATCTTGAATGTCCTTGATGGCGTCCGTGATGAGTCGAGCAAAGACGCAGCTGTTCGCTTGGTATTTGAGCCCAAGAGCAAAAATATTGATGTCAATGAGTTTGCCAACTTACTGCTAGCTCACACATCACTTGAATCCAATGCGCCAATGAACTTGGTCATGATTGGTACCGATGGTCGTCCACGTCAAAAAGGCCTTAAAGAAATTATTTCTGAGTGGATTTCTTTCAGGGTCGGCACGGTTACACGGCGCACTCAACATCGCTTAGGCAAAGTGAATGATCGGATGCATATTTTGGAAGGGCGCTTAATCGTTCTTCTGAATATTGATAAGGTCATTAAGATCATTCGCAATAGCGATGAACCTAAAGCTGATCTCATAAAAGAGTTCAAGCTGAGTGATCGTCAAGCAGAAGATATCTTAGACATCCGCTTGCGTCAGTTAGCCCGCCTTGAGGGTATTAAGATTGAGCAAGAGTTAAAAGAGCTTAAGTCTGAGCGTGATGACCTTGAAGGTTTATTGCAGAGCGATACTGTTTTACGCAAACGCATCATCAAAGAAATCGAATCCGACATGAAGGATTTTGGTGACGATCGCCGCACTCTGATTCAGGAAGATAAGCGTGCTGTAGCTGAGACTAAGGTATTAGACGAGCCTGTCACCGTGATTGTGTCGCAAAAAGGTTGGGTGCGCGTTCGTCAAGGTCATGAGCATGATGCAACGCAGTTTGCCTTTAAAGCTGGTGATGCTTTGTATGGCACATTCGAGTGCCGCACCGTTGATGTGATGCAAGGATTTGGTAGTGATGGTCGCGTCTATACCGTTCCCGTAAGTGAGTTGCCTGGCGCACGTGGTGATGGCTCGCCATTAACCAGTTTTGTGAACTTAGCTGCTGGATCACAAATGGTTGCCTACTATGCTGGTCAACCCGATGATCTTGTGTTGATTTCTACTAGATCAGGCAACGGCTTCCTGGCAAACGTAGCAGACATGTCTACCCGCAATAAGGCTGGTAAATCATTTGTTGGTATCGACAGCAAATTTCCAGGTGGTGATGCCCCTCTGGGAGCCGCTAAGGTCATGGCAGGTATGAAGCAGGTAGCTTGCTTGTCTGAAAGCTCTAAGTTATTAGTGTTCCCGCTCGATGAGCTGAAGCGCTTACCGACTGGTGGTAAAGGTGTCATTCTGATGGGCTTGGATGATAAAGAGAAGCTGGCTTCTGCCATTGCGGTTGGACCTGACGGCGCTACGTACTCCGGTGCGGGTCGCGCTGGTAAGCCAACGGAGTTAAGTCTCGATGCGAAAACCTTGAAGTCGTTTGCAGGTAATCGTGCCCGTAAAGGTCACTTCGTAGAGCCCCGACTCAAGGACGGAAAACTCAAAGCAAACTAA
- a CDS encoding NTP transferase domain-containing protein has translation MTSSSPSAHDSQLRIAALLLAAGEGSRLGSHPKALLHRDGKTLLELFSSAIQGFSPVECIVVTGFHAQLIESEIAKMNTSLTHPMKIIRNGSPEEGQPSSVRLGLESLRTNFDVLLVALSDQPEVGAKEIQELLDEYAKREDGQEIILPMVDGRRGNPVLFSYQAVLDVLAQPGMVCRDYMDTHHDKVRAMHTSNQAFVMDVDTPEDIQRHKLKRFSF, from the coding sequence ATGACAAGTTCTAGCCCATCTGCCCATGATTCACAATTGCGTATAGCTGCGCTCTTATTGGCAGCTGGCGAGGGCAGTCGACTCGGTTCACATCCGAAGGCTTTACTTCACCGTGATGGGAAAACGCTTTTAGAGCTTTTTTCGAGTGCAATTCAAGGGTTTAGTCCTGTCGAATGCATTGTGGTCACCGGCTTCCACGCGCAGTTAATCGAGTCTGAAATTGCAAAAATGAATACCTCTTTGACTCATCCGATGAAGATCATCAGAAATGGATCGCCAGAAGAGGGTCAACCGTCATCTGTTCGCTTGGGCCTGGAATCACTACGAACTAACTTTGATGTCTTGCTTGTTGCGCTATCGGATCAGCCTGAAGTTGGCGCAAAGGAAATACAAGAATTACTTGACGAATACGCTAAGCGAGAAGATGGTCAGGAAATCATTCTGCCAATGGTAGATGGAAGACGTGGCAATCCTGTTTTATTTTCCTACCAAGCAGTCTTAGATGTATTAGCCCAACCAGGTATGGTTTGTCGAGACTACATGGATACCCATCACGATAAGGTAAGGGCAATGCACACCAGTAATCAGGCATTTGTGATGGATGTCGATACACCAGAAGACATCCAGAGGCACAAATTAAAGCGATTTAGTTTTTAA
- a CDS encoding MoxR family ATPase, which yields MTKIQSRFDGSKSYVATNDLKLAVNAAIQLQRPLLIKGEPGTGKTMLAEEVAAALQMPLMQWHIKSTTKAQQGLYEYDAVSRLRDSQLGDEKVNDIRNYIVKGVLWQAFEADEPVVLLIDEIDKADIEFPNDLLREIDRMEFYVYETRELIKAKHRPLVIITSNNEKELPDAFLRRCFFHYISFPDAGTMQSIVDVHHPNIKQELLEAALQSFYQIRSLPGLKKKPSTSELIDWLKLLLAEDTPADALYSGDDKITIPPLHGALLKNEQDIHLFERLVMMNRNHR from the coding sequence ATGACTAAGATCCAATCCCGTTTCGACGGCTCGAAAAGCTATGTAGCCACTAATGACTTGAAATTGGCTGTCAACGCGGCGATACAACTTCAGCGCCCGCTGTTAATTAAAGGAGAGCCGGGAACAGGTAAAACCATGCTGGCCGAGGAAGTGGCTGCAGCTTTGCAGATGCCTCTGATGCAATGGCATATTAAATCAACCACCAAGGCTCAACAAGGCCTTTATGAATACGATGCCGTTAGCAGGTTAAGAGACTCTCAGCTTGGCGATGAAAAAGTAAACGACATTCGCAATTACATAGTTAAGGGCGTCCTTTGGCAAGCATTTGAAGCAGATGAACCCGTAGTTTTGCTGATTGATGAGATTGATAAGGCCGATATTGAATTCCCAAACGACCTCTTACGAGAAATCGACCGTATGGAGTTCTACGTATACGAAACGCGTGAGTTGATTAAAGCGAAGCACCGCCCTCTTGTCATCATCACATCAAATAATGAAAAAGAATTGCCAGATGCATTTTTGCGCCGCTGCTTCTTCCACTACATCTCTTTTCCAGATGCAGGAACGATGCAGAGTATTGTTGATGTCCACCATCCCAATATCAAGCAAGAATTATTAGAAGCTGCACTCCAATCTTTTTATCAAATCCGCTCTTTACCAGGCTTAAAAAAGAAACCTTCCACCTCTGAACTCATCGATTGGTTAAAGCTACTGCTTGCAGAAGATACTCCTGCTGACGCCTTGTATAGCGGTGATGACAAAATTACGATCCCTCCGTTGCATGGTGCACTTCTTAAAAACGAACAAGATATTCACCTCTTTGAGCGTTTAGTGATGATGAACCGCAATCACCGCTGA
- a CDS encoding RidA family protein — translation MTNHISDRLKTLGIELPPPGPPAAAYVMAATTGNTVFLSGHIAKKDGKPWVGKLGLDMDTDTGKAAAKSIAIDLMATLQNHLGSLDKVKRIVKVMGLVNSTSEFTEQHIVVNGCSELLFEVFGDAGKHARSAFGVAQIPLGACVEIELIAEI, via the coding sequence ATGACAAATCACATTAGCGATCGCCTGAAAACTCTTGGTATTGAATTACCTCCGCCTGGGCCCCCTGCTGCTGCCTATGTCATGGCTGCAACGACTGGCAATACCGTTTTCCTCTCCGGCCATATTGCCAAAAAAGATGGTAAGCCCTGGGTTGGTAAGCTGGGTCTTGATATGGATACTGATACTGGTAAAGCTGCAGCTAAATCCATTGCAATTGATTTAATGGCCACACTACAAAATCACTTAGGCTCACTGGATAAAGTAAAGCGCATAGTCAAAGTGATGGGTTTAGTGAATTCGACCTCGGAGTTTACTGAGCAGCACATAGTAGTGAATGGTTGTTCGGAACTGCTGTTTGAAGTCTTTGGTGATGCAGGAAAACATGCTCGTAGCGCGTTTGGTGTGGCGCAAATTCCTCTGGGTGCTTGCGTTGAAATTGAACTGATTGCTGAGATTTAA